A part of Mustela erminea isolate mMusErm1 chromosome 9, mMusErm1.Pri, whole genome shotgun sequence genomic DNA contains:
- the LOC116599733 gene encoding olfactory receptor 4C16-like, giving the protein MQLNNNVTEFILLGLTQDPVRKKIVFVTFLLFYLGTLLGNFLIITTIKTSRTLGSPMYFFLFHLSLSDTCFCTTIAPRMIVDALLRKTTISFNECIIQVFSFHFFGCLEIFILILMAADRYVAICKPLHYTTIMSRRVCAVLVAMAWVGSCVHSLAQIFLALSLPFCGPNVIDHYFCDLQPLLKLACADTYVVNLLLVSNSGAICTVSFVMLMCSYVIILYSLRNHSAEGRRKAFSTCISHIIVVIFFFGPCIFIYTRPATTFPMDKMIAVFYTLGTPLINPLIYTLRNAEVKDAMRKLWRKKLISDDKR; this is encoded by the coding sequence ATGCAGCTGAATAATAATGTGACTGAATTCATTCTGCTTGGGTTGACCCAGGATCCTGTTAGGAAGAAAATTGTGTTTGTCActtttttgcttttctacttgGGGACGTTGCTGGGTAACTTTCTGATTATTACTACTATCAAGACCAGCCGGACACTCGGGAGTCCaatgtacttcttccttttccatctaTCTTTATCTGACACCTGCTTCTGTACTACCATCGCTCCGAGAATGATTGTGGATGCCCTTTTGAGGAAGACCACTATCTCTTTTAATGAATGCATAATACaagtcttttcatttcatttctttggttgcCTAGAGATTTTCATCCTTATCCTCATGGCTgctgaccgctatgtggccatctgtaagccCCTACACTATACAACCATCATGAGTCGAAGGGTCTGTGCTGTTCTAGTGGCTATGGCATGGGTGGGGTCCTGTGTGCATTCTTTAGCTCAGATTTTTCTTGCCTTGAGTTTACCTTTCTGTGGTCCCAATGTGATTGATCACTATTTTTGTGACTTGCAGCCCTTGTTGAAACTTGCCTGTGCAGACACCTATGTGGTTAACTTACTCTTGGTGTCCAATAGTGGGGCCATTTGTACAGTGAGTTTTGTCATGTTGATGTGCTCCTATGTTATCATCTTGTATTCTCTGAGAAACCACAGTGCTGAAGGGAGGAGAAAAGCCTTCTCCACTTGCATCTCCCACATCATTGTGGTCATCTTTTTCTTTGGTCCttgcatatttatatacacacgCCCTGCAACCACCTTCCCCATGGATAAGATGATAGCTGTGTTTTATACACTTGGAACACCTTTGATCAATCCTCTGATTTACACATTGAGGAATGCAGAGGTGAAAGATGCCATGAGGAAGTTATGGAGGAAAAAGTTGATTTCAGATGACAAAAGATGA